One genomic window of Actinoalloteichus hoggarensis includes the following:
- a CDS encoding RibD family protein, with protein MSPRPYVLASAACSVDGYLDDASGQRLLLSGAADLDRVDEVRAGVDAILVGANTIRRDDPRLLVRSERRRAERVRRGLPPSPVRVTMTASGELDPTARFFTVGDAARLVYVPSGEAEAVTARMGSAASVIDAGDPLDLDVLLADLAARGVRRLMVEGGGRVHTAFLAAGLVDELHLVIAPFLVGDAAAPRFVGPAAFPQDAANRMTLVETRAVGDCALLRYRIDGAERG; from the coding sequence GTGTCACCTCGCCCCTATGTGCTGGCCTCGGCGGCGTGCTCGGTCGACGGCTATCTCGACGACGCGAGCGGGCAACGCCTGCTGCTCTCCGGTGCGGCCGACCTCGACCGGGTGGACGAGGTACGCGCCGGCGTGGACGCGATCCTGGTGGGCGCGAACACGATTCGTCGGGACGACCCCCGGTTGCTGGTGCGCTCGGAGCGCCGCCGCGCGGAGCGGGTGCGGCGTGGGCTGCCGCCGAGCCCGGTGCGCGTGACCATGACGGCCTCGGGTGAGCTCGACCCGACGGCTCGGTTCTTCACCGTCGGAGACGCCGCGCGGCTCGTGTACGTGCCGAGCGGCGAAGCCGAGGCGGTGACGGCCCGGATGGGATCGGCGGCCTCGGTGATCGACGCGGGCGACCCGCTGGACCTCGACGTCCTGCTCGCGGATCTCGCGGCGCGCGGGGTGCGACGGCTGATGGTGGAGGGCGGCGGCCGGGTGCACACCGCGTTCCTGGCCGCGGGCCTCGTCGACGAGCTGCACCTGGTGATCGCCCCGTTCCTCGTCGGCGACGCCGCCGCGCCCCGATTCGTCGGGCCGGCCGCCTTCCCACAGGACGCGGCGAATCGGATGACCCTGGTCGAGACGCGGGCCGTCGGTGACTGCGCCCTGCTGCGGTACCGCATCGACGGCGCCGAGCGCGGCTGA
- a CDS encoding glycosyltransferase family 9 protein, giving the protein MALTESILVLRALGLGDLLTGVPTLRSLRRAHPEARLVLAAPGGLRAVVDMVDAVDELLPTDGLGALDWQGAPPSLAVNLHGRGPQSIRDLLAQRPGEVLTHRHPEVGEQPGLHWRADVHEVDRWCRLLDFAGIEARRDDLGLPAPPVSSPRPQAIVVHPGAAYPARRWPPERYAEVARALRTDGHRVVVTGSPAERALAARVAAEAGLPDSAVLAGRTGLDELAALVAEAALVICGDTGVGHLATAFGTPSVLLFGPTPPKLWGPPPAAPQHVALWVGDVGDPHADHPDPGLLMLLPGRVLAAVDGLLREQEIHG; this is encoded by the coding sequence GTGGCCCTGACCGAGTCGATCCTGGTCCTGCGTGCGCTGGGACTCGGCGATCTGCTGACCGGAGTCCCGACGTTGCGATCACTGCGCCGTGCCCACCCGGAGGCGCGGCTGGTGCTCGCGGCGCCGGGCGGCCTGCGTGCCGTCGTCGACATGGTCGACGCGGTCGACGAGCTGCTGCCCACGGACGGCCTCGGCGCGCTGGACTGGCAGGGCGCGCCGCCGAGTCTCGCGGTGAACCTGCACGGTCGCGGACCGCAGAGCATCCGCGACCTGCTGGCGCAACGCCCGGGGGAGGTGCTCACCCACCGACACCCCGAGGTCGGGGAGCAGCCCGGCCTGCACTGGCGTGCGGACGTGCACGAGGTCGACCGCTGGTGCAGGCTGCTGGACTTCGCCGGCATCGAGGCCCGGCGCGACGACCTCGGGCTGCCCGCCCCGCCCGTGTCGAGTCCGCGTCCGCAGGCGATCGTCGTGCACCCCGGCGCCGCCTATCCGGCCCGCCGCTGGCCGCCCGAGCGCTACGCCGAGGTAGCCCGCGCCCTGCGTACCGACGGACACCGCGTCGTGGTCACCGGCAGCCCGGCCGAGCGAGCACTCGCCGCCCGGGTCGCCGCCGAGGCAGGCCTGCCCGACTCGGCGGTCCTCGCGGGCCGAACCGGGCTCGACGAACTCGCCGCCCTGGTGGCCGAGGCGGCCCTGGTGATCTGCGGAGACACCGGTGTCGGTCATCTGGCCACCGCCTTCGGCACCCCGTCCGTGCTGCTGTTCGGCCCGACGCCCCCGAAGTTGTGGGGGCCGCCGCCCGCAGCCCCACAACACGTCGCCCTCTGGGTCGGCGACGTCGGCGACCCACACGCCGACCACCCCGACCCCGGACTGCTGATGCTGCTGCCCGGCCGGGTGCTGGCCGCCGTCGACGGGCTCCTGCGCGAACAGGAGATCCATGGATAG
- a CDS encoding PfkB family carbohydrate kinase, translating into MKPLVVLGDVMLDVDVDGTVDRLCPGTPAAVVDVRRELRRPGGAGLAALLAARSTDEVLLITAVADDETGRALLDLLSSELTVLSVALRGTTVRKTRVLVGGQSLVRLDTGDGTADPAPVDAEVERALRSAGAILVADYGGGVAGHPDVRRALTELAPTVPIVWDPHPRGPAPTRGARLISPNLSEARLFHRPGPAAPGSGRDAVARDAAGPDVVELAANLRDDWLAHSVAVTTGEAGAVLADGRRVRTVPVPVDARITSSAEPDTCGAGDCFAATVSANLLAGATVAEAVSDAVAAAARFIVAGGACTLSVPVDPAVPVDPVVPTRPTPPRLGSAFDVAAGIRAEGGRVVATGGCFDLLHPGHVSLLRQARALGDALIVCLNSDDSVRRLKGLGRPILPARDRARLLTELASVDAVAIFDEPSPVALLERLRPDVWVKGGDYAGAPLPESEVVHRHGGETVLIPTVHGYSTSRLVAAAQVSG; encoded by the coding sequence GTGAAGCCGCTGGTGGTGCTCGGCGACGTGATGCTCGACGTGGACGTCGACGGCACCGTCGACCGACTGTGTCCCGGCACGCCCGCCGCCGTGGTGGACGTGCGCCGAGAACTGCGCAGGCCCGGCGGGGCGGGGCTGGCGGCACTGTTGGCCGCGCGGTCGACCGACGAGGTCCTGCTGATCACCGCCGTCGCCGACGACGAGACGGGGCGCGCGCTGCTCGACCTGCTGTCGTCGGAGCTCACGGTGCTGTCGGTGGCGCTCCGAGGCACGACGGTGCGCAAGACCCGCGTGCTCGTGGGCGGCCAGTCGCTGGTCAGGCTGGACACCGGCGACGGAACGGCCGATCCGGCGCCGGTGGATGCCGAGGTGGAACGGGCGTTGCGGAGCGCGGGCGCGATCCTGGTCGCCGACTACGGCGGCGGGGTCGCCGGGCATCCCGACGTCCGGCGGGCGCTCACCGAGCTGGCGCCCACCGTGCCGATCGTGTGGGACCCGCATCCGCGCGGCCCGGCACCCACGCGGGGCGCCCGGCTGATCTCCCCGAACCTCAGTGAGGCACGCCTGTTTCATCGACCCGGACCGGCCGCCCCCGGATCCGGACGGGACGCCGTCGCACGGGACGCCGCCGGACCGGACGTCGTCGAGCTGGCGGCGAACCTGCGAGACGACTGGCTCGCTCACTCGGTCGCGGTCACGACCGGGGAGGCGGGCGCGGTGCTGGCCGACGGTCGACGAGTGCGCACGGTGCCGGTGCCCGTGGACGCGCGGATCACGTCGTCGGCCGAGCCCGACACGTGCGGGGCGGGCGACTGCTTCGCCGCCACCGTCTCGGCGAACCTGCTTGCCGGTGCCACCGTCGCCGAGGCGGTGTCCGACGCCGTCGCGGCGGCTGCCCGATTCATCGTGGCGGGCGGCGCCTGCACGCTGTCCGTCCCGGTCGACCCCGCCGTCCCCGTCGACCCCGTCGTCCCGACACGGCCGACGCCTCCGCGACTCGGCTCGGCCTTCGACGTTGCGGCCGGAATCCGCGCCGAGGGCGGACGGGTCGTGGCCACCGGCGGCTGCTTCGACCTGCTGCATCCCGGCCATGTGAGCCTGCTGCGCCAGGCAAGGGCGTTGGGCGACGCGCTGATCGTCTGCCTGAACTCCGATGACTCCGTTCGGCGGCTCAAAGGCCTCGGCCGCCCCATCCTCCCGGCACGCGACCGGGCCCGGCTGCTCACCGAGCTCGCCTCGGTGGACGCGGTCGCGATCTTCGACGAACCGTCGCCGGTCGCCCTGCTGGAGCGGCTGCGCCCGGACGTCTGGGTCAAGGGCGGCGACTACGCGGGTGCCCCGCTTCCGGAGAGCGAGGTCGTGCACCGCCATGGCGGCGAGACCGTGCTGATCCCGACCGTTCACGGCTACTCGACCTCGCGGCTGGTGGCCGCCGCACAGGTCAGCGGCTGA
- a CDS encoding tryptophan--tRNA ligase yields MAPPAKKVSLTGIKPTGEPHLGNYIGAIRPALELTADYESMYFIADYHALTTLRDPALLRQYTRSVAATWIAAGLDPERTLLYRQSDVPEIFELNWVMSCLTGKGLMNRAHAYKAARDRNEEAGRGDLDAGVNMGLFNYPVLMAVDILSMNADVVPVGKDQVQHVEIAADIAGSFNHAYGSSYRFTVPKALVPAADDGRTLPGTDGRKMSKSYDNTIPLFLPSGKLKKLVRRMPTDSTPVEEPKNADESSVFQILAQFASEEVTTDTRARLAAGGVGWGELKNQLFEVLDEQLAPMRERYDALIAPDSELDSILAAGAAKARDRAVPVLREVRAAIGI; encoded by the coding sequence ATGGCACCGCCCGCTAAGAAGGTATCGCTGACCGGTATCAAGCCCACCGGCGAACCGCATCTCGGCAACTACATCGGCGCGATCCGCCCGGCCCTGGAACTGACCGCCGACTACGAGTCGATGTACTTCATCGCCGATTATCACGCCCTCACCACGCTGCGTGATCCGGCGCTGCTGCGGCAGTACACCCGATCGGTGGCCGCCACCTGGATCGCGGCCGGGCTCGACCCCGAGCGCACGCTGCTCTACCGACAGTCCGACGTGCCGGAGATCTTCGAGCTGAACTGGGTCATGTCCTGCCTCACCGGCAAGGGCCTGATGAACCGGGCGCACGCCTACAAGGCCGCGAGGGATCGCAACGAGGAGGCGGGCCGCGGCGACCTCGACGCCGGGGTCAACATGGGACTGTTCAACTACCCCGTGCTGATGGCGGTGGACATCCTGAGCATGAACGCCGACGTGGTGCCCGTCGGCAAGGATCAGGTGCAGCACGTCGAGATCGCCGCCGACATCGCGGGCTCGTTCAACCACGCCTACGGGTCGAGCTATCGGTTCACCGTGCCCAAGGCCCTGGTCCCGGCGGCTGACGACGGCCGGACGCTTCCCGGCACCGACGGCCGCAAGATGAGCAAGTCCTACGACAACACCATTCCGCTGTTCCTGCCGTCGGGAAAGCTGAAGAAGCTGGTCCGTCGGATGCCGACCGACAGCACCCCGGTGGAGGAGCCGAAGAACGCCGACGAGTCCTCGGTGTTCCAGATCCTCGCGCAGTTCGCGAGCGAGGAGGTCACGACCGACACCCGGGCACGGTTGGCGGCGGGCGGAGTCGGCTGGGGCGAGCTGAAGAACCAGCTGTTCGAGGTGCTCGACGAACAGCTGGCGCCGATGCGGGAGCGCTACGACGCGCTGATCGCGCCGGACAGCGAGTTGGACTCGATCCTCGCGGCCGGGGCGGCGAAGGCTCGGGACCGAGCCGTGCCGGTTCTGCGTGAGGTCCGTGCGGCCATCGGAATCTGA
- a CDS encoding SRPBCC domain-containing protein produces the protein MIPELIRREIHIAAPRDRVWTVLTEADHLAAWFTFDGAEIDLRPGGALVLRWKEHGAFHGVVEAVEQPHRLAFRWALLPDVPAGEGNATLVEFTLVPDREGTRVQVVERGFRELAGSDEERSRHVRDNEQGWEGGFAGLRDYVESRTA, from the coding sequence ATGATCCCCGAACTGATCCGCCGTGAGATCCACATCGCCGCGCCGCGCGATCGCGTGTGGACGGTGCTCACCGAGGCCGACCACCTGGCCGCGTGGTTCACCTTCGACGGCGCCGAGATCGACCTGCGGCCGGGCGGCGCGCTGGTGCTGCGTTGGAAGGAACACGGCGCCTTCCACGGCGTCGTCGAGGCGGTCGAGCAGCCGCACCGGCTCGCGTTCCGCTGGGCACTGCTCCCGGACGTCCCGGCGGGAGAAGGCAACGCCACGCTCGTCGAGTTCACCCTCGTCCCGGACAGGGAGGGCACGCGCGTGCAGGTCGTCGAGCGGGGCTTCCGCGAACTCGCGGGGTCCGACGAGGAGCGCTCGCGGCATGTCCGGGACAACGAGCAGGGCTGGGAGGGCGGATTCGCAGGTCTTCGCGACTACGTGGAGTCGCGGACGGCATGA
- a CDS encoding glycosyltransferase family 9 protein: MSPRMLVARMDSVGDVLLAGPCLRAVAAGAESVTLLAGPRGAAAGALLPGVDEVLTWCAPWIDPEPPPLIEADVHALVADLRRRRVDRALVLTSYHQSPLPLALLLRMAGVPWIGAISADYPGSLLDLRHRVDGDPPESDRALSLAEAAGFALPPGDDGTLAVRVPLPELRELTGSPGYVVVHPGASVPARQMSASRSAAVVAAFAAAGHRVVVTGAPGDGGLTAAVARGGGIDLGGRTTLAELAAVLAHAGVVVAPNTGPAHLAAAVGTPVVSLFAPVVPAGRWAPHGVPTVVLGDQDAPCRGSRARECPVAGHPCLESIDPEEVVAATVRLAAGITERPQRRLTTGGVS; encoded by the coding sequence ATGAGCCCGCGGATGCTCGTGGCTCGGATGGACAGCGTCGGCGACGTCCTGCTGGCGGGCCCGTGTCTGCGGGCGGTGGCCGCGGGCGCGGAGTCGGTCACGCTGCTGGCCGGACCGCGCGGTGCCGCCGCGGGCGCGCTGCTGCCCGGCGTCGACGAGGTGCTGACGTGGTGCGCACCGTGGATCGACCCGGAGCCGCCCCCGCTGATCGAGGCCGACGTGCACGCCCTCGTGGCCGATCTCCGGCGGCGCCGGGTGGATCGCGCCCTCGTCCTCACCTCGTACCACCAGTCGCCGCTGCCGCTGGCCCTGCTGCTGCGCATGGCGGGCGTGCCGTGGATCGGGGCGATCTCGGCGGACTATCCGGGCTCCCTGCTCGACCTGCGGCACCGTGTCGACGGCGATCCGCCGGAGAGCGACCGCGCCCTGTCGTTGGCCGAGGCCGCCGGATTCGCGCTGCCGCCGGGCGACGACGGCACCCTCGCCGTGCGCGTGCCGCTGCCCGAACTGCGTGAACTCACCGGATCGCCCGGCTACGTCGTGGTGCATCCCGGTGCTTCCGTCCCGGCCCGCCAGATGTCGGCGTCCCGTTCGGCCGCGGTCGTCGCCGCGTTCGCCGCCGCCGGACACCGGGTGGTGGTCACGGGAGCACCCGGCGACGGCGGGCTCACCGCGGCGGTGGCGCGGGGCGGCGGCATCGACCTCGGCGGCCGGACGACGCTGGCCGAACTCGCCGCCGTCCTCGCCCATGCCGGCGTCGTGGTCGCGCCCAACACCGGGCCCGCGCACCTGGCCGCCGCCGTGGGCACCCCGGTCGTCTCCCTGTTCGCGCCCGTCGTGCCCGCCGGGCGATGGGCCCCCCACGGGGTGCCGACCGTCGTGTTGGGCGATCAGGACGCGCCGTGCCGGGGCAGCCGGGCGCGGGAGTGTCCCGTCGCAGGTCATCCGTGTCTCGAGTCGATCGATCCCGAGGAGGTCGTCGCCGCGACCGTGCGACTCGCCGCGGGAATCACAGAACGGCCGCAGCGCCGCCTGACGACCGGAGGTGTGTCGTGA
- a CDS encoding D-sedoheptulose-7-phosphate isomerase, producing the protein MIEEHFAALSAALSRMGSAAPILRRWGSGLAEVLCDGGRLLACGNGGSAAEAQHLTGELVGRFRNERRPLAAVALHADTSSCTAIVNDYGVAELYARQVRAHGRDGDILVLLSTSGTSENVVAAAKAAQDVGVTTWAMTGPAPNPLAALCDDAITVDAPDVATVQEVHLALVHALCLVLDEALGVPV; encoded by the coding sequence GTGATCGAGGAGCATTTCGCGGCGTTGAGCGCGGCGCTGAGCCGGATGGGCTCCGCCGCGCCGATCCTGCGACGGTGGGGGAGCGGCCTGGCGGAGGTGCTGTGCGACGGCGGCAGACTGCTCGCCTGCGGCAACGGCGGAAGCGCCGCCGAGGCCCAACACCTGACCGGGGAGCTGGTCGGCCGCTTCCGCAACGAGCGGCGGCCCCTGGCAGCCGTCGCCCTGCACGCCGACACGTCCTCGTGCACCGCGATCGTCAACGACTACGGCGTCGCCGAGCTCTACGCCCGCCAAGTCCGGGCCCACGGCAGAGACGGCGACATCCTGGTCCTGCTGTCCACCAGCGGGACCAGCGAGAACGTCGTCGCCGCCGCGAAGGCGGCCCAGGACGTCGGGGTCACCACCTGGGCGATGACCGGGCCCGCGCCGAACCCGCTGGCCGCGCTGTGCGACGACGCGATCACCGTCGACGCGCCGGACGTCGCCACGGTGCAGGAGGTGCACCTGGCGCTCGTGCACGCCCTGTGTCTCGTGCTCGACGAAGCCCTGGGGGTGCCGGTGTGA
- a CDS encoding histone deacetylase: MCADRLRCYLAGGIPPGTTHRYPGCRDPRPPRAGVGCLLPGGVYFATESPVWGGGRAFYDPELPGPAAARAYLVTAEQFADLTAQEMYREPGADLDLRPVLSSGRQHLGPGRYETLLHVGERDGLPMLTFTAPWRAAEVDGVAPSAGYLRMLRSGLGEAHGWDVDRSGRHLATLPGVGRWTARSIAEL, translated from the coding sequence ATGTGTGCCGACCGCCTGCGGTGCTATCTGGCGGGCGGCATCCCGCCGGGGACGACACACCGTTATCCGGGTTGCCGCGACCCACGACCGCCGCGCGCCGGCGTCGGCTGTCTGTTGCCGGGCGGCGTGTACTTCGCCACCGAATCCCCGGTGTGGGGCGGTGGACGGGCCTTCTACGATCCCGAGCTCCCCGGCCCCGCCGCCGCGCGGGCATACCTCGTCACCGCCGAGCAGTTCGCCGATCTCACCGCACAGGAGATGTACCGCGAACCCGGCGCCGATCTGGATCTGCGTCCTGTCCTGAGTTCGGGCAGACAGCACCTCGGCCCCGGTCGTTACGAGACCCTGCTGCACGTCGGTGAGCGCGACGGTCTCCCGATGCTGACCTTCACCGCGCCGTGGCGAGCCGCCGAGGTCGACGGCGTGGCACCCTCGGCCGGCTATCTGCGGATGCTGCGCTCCGGGCTCGGTGAGGCACACGGCTGGGACGTCGATCGGTCGGGGCGTCATCTGGCCACGCTGCCCGGTGTGGGCCGCTGGACGGCGCGCTCGATCGCCGAACTCTGA
- a CDS encoding UDP-glucose dehydrogenase family protein codes for MDSRVGVVGAGYVGLTSAACLARLGRTVTCVDNDRAKIDRLRDGEVALVEPGLAELVAEGIAERRLRFTTDVAALTDVEIVLLCLPTPMGPGGVADLGAFDTVLADLGRVLRSGSVVVTKSTVPIGTARRVPALLGRSDLPVVSNPEFLREGHAVADFLRPDRVVIGADAGQRAAAERVAALYAATRAPVLHTDPATAEVTKYASNAFLAVKASYANVLADLCERVGADVTQVTRAMGFDDRIGPDFLAAGPGWGGSCLPKDAGALLWAAEAAGVDFALVRDAVKINTRQQSMVVRKVRCAVTGSAAGSLVGARIGVLGLAFKAGTGDLRASPAVAVVQALARQGALIRAHDPGISAADRIALDAGSGVRVMDDPYSVADDAMALVVLTEWPQFRDLDWPLLAAATAQPVVVDTRNLLDEVILAEAGFRHIGIGTRGGRAPD; via the coding sequence ATGGATAGCCGAGTCGGCGTCGTCGGGGCCGGATACGTCGGGCTCACCAGCGCGGCCTGCCTCGCCCGGCTCGGCCGCACCGTGACGTGCGTCGACAACGACCGGGCCAAGATCGACCGGCTGCGTGACGGCGAGGTCGCCCTCGTCGAGCCGGGACTGGCCGAGCTGGTCGCCGAGGGCATCGCCGAACGGCGACTCCGATTCACCACCGACGTCGCCGCGCTCACCGACGTCGAGATCGTCCTGCTCTGCCTGCCGACTCCGATGGGCCCCGGCGGCGTCGCCGACCTGGGCGCCTTCGACACGGTGCTCGCCGACCTCGGCCGGGTGCTGCGCTCGGGCAGCGTCGTCGTCACCAAGTCCACCGTCCCGATCGGCACGGCCCGGCGCGTTCCCGCCCTTCTCGGCCGATCCGACCTTCCGGTGGTGAGCAATCCCGAGTTCCTGCGGGAGGGGCACGCCGTCGCGGACTTCCTGCGTCCCGACCGCGTCGTGATCGGCGCCGACGCCGGTCAGCGCGCCGCCGCCGAGCGAGTGGCCGCCCTCTACGCGGCCACCAGAGCGCCGGTCCTGCACACCGATCCCGCCACCGCCGAGGTGACCAAGTACGCCAGCAACGCCTTCCTCGCGGTGAAGGCCTCCTACGCCAACGTCCTCGCCGACCTCTGCGAACGAGTCGGCGCCGACGTCACACAGGTCACGCGGGCCATGGGATTCGACGACCGGATCGGCCCGGACTTCCTCGCCGCCGGGCCCGGCTGGGGCGGCTCGTGCCTGCCGAAGGACGCGGGCGCGCTGTTGTGGGCGGCCGAGGCCGCGGGCGTGGACTTCGCGCTGGTCCGGGACGCGGTCAAGATCAACACCCGGCAGCAGTCGATGGTCGTGCGCAAGGTGCGCTGTGCGGTCACCGGCTCCGCGGCGGGTTCGCTCGTGGGGGCAAGGATCGGCGTGCTCGGACTCGCCTTCAAGGCGGGCACCGGGGATCTACGGGCCTCCCCCGCCGTCGCCGTGGTGCAGGCGCTCGCCAGGCAGGGTGCGCTGATCCGCGCGCACGATCCGGGCATCAGCGCCGCCGACCGGATCGCCCTCGACGCCGGCAGCGGAGTGCGGGTGATGGACGATCCGTACTCCGTCGCCGACGACGCGATGGCACTGGTGGTGCTGACCGAGTGGCCGCAGTTCCGTGACCTGGACTGGCCACTGCTGGCCGCCGCCACGGCACAGCCCGTCGTCGTGGACACCCGCAACCTGCTCGACGAGGTGATCCTCGCCGAGGCGGGTTTCCGTCACATCGGCATCGGAACCCGTGGCGGCCGGGCACCGGACTGA
- a CDS encoding protein-tyrosine phosphatase family protein, translating into MLDHWSPDGPGVLRLPSGRLVRGRGLRRPLPSGPTPDFAVYLLGRTPPPVAWESRLLPWPDFLLPRDRALARELLREAWRRADTERVEIACDGGRGRTGTALACLAVIDGVPPKAAVGYVRQHYDRHAVETPWQRRYVTRFADSRSSRAS; encoded by the coding sequence GTGCTGGATCACTGGTCGCCGGACGGTCCGGGCGTACTCCGGCTGCCCTCCGGACGGCTGGTCCGAGGCCGAGGGCTACGCAGGCCGCTGCCATCGGGGCCGACACCCGACTTCGCGGTCTACCTGCTGGGCAGGACGCCGCCGCCCGTCGCCTGGGAGAGCCGACTGCTGCCCTGGCCGGACTTCCTGCTGCCCCGAGATCGAGCGCTGGCCCGCGAGCTTCTCCGCGAGGCCTGGCGGCGAGCCGACACCGAGCGGGTGGAGATCGCCTGCGACGGCGGCCGGGGTCGAACCGGCACCGCGCTGGCCTGCCTGGCGGTGATCGACGGGGTGCCGCCGAAGGCGGCCGTCGGCTATGTCCGGCAGCACTACGACCGGCACGCCGTCGAGACACCCTGGCAGCGCCGCTACGTCACGCGATTCGCCGACAGCCGGTCGAGCAGGGCCTCCTGA
- a CDS encoding ArsR/SmtB family transcription factor, with protein MTEEETLAALADPTRRRILDELATLGEASATALAAPLPVSRQAVVQHLAVLERAGLVSGRRHGREVRFTVRPDALTSTASWLTRLADRWDARLIAIKRLAEGDATDVGAGDEPTTEAGNAD; from the coding sequence ATGACGGAGGAGGAGACCCTCGCGGCGCTGGCCGATCCGACACGACGCCGCATCCTCGACGAGCTCGCCACGCTCGGTGAGGCCAGCGCCACCGCACTGGCCGCACCGCTGCCGGTGAGCAGGCAGGCCGTCGTGCAGCACCTGGCGGTCCTGGAACGAGCGGGCCTGGTCAGCGGCCGCCGCCACGGCCGCGAGGTCCGATTCACCGTGCGACCGGATGCCCTGACCAGCACCGCGAGCTGGCTCACCCGGCTCGCAGACCGGTGGGACGCGCGTCTGATCGCGATCAAGCGGCTCGCCGAGGGCGACGCGACGGACGTCGGCGCGGGCGACGAACCGACGACCGAGGCCGGGAACGCGGACTGA
- a CDS encoding aldo/keto reductase encodes MEQRVLGRTGRPVSVVGLGTWQLGADWGRVDDDAATAVLAAAVESGVTMFDTADVYGDGRSERLIGRFLADNPGLDILVATKAGRRAPLDPARYTVDNLRSWVDRSRSNLGVERLDLVQLHCPPTAVYHSDGVFDALDTLVAEERIAAYGVSVETCAEALTAIARPGTASVQIILNAFRRKPLEEVLPAARRSGVGIIARVPLASGLLSGRYTVNTEFAVDDHRAFNRDGSAFDVGETFSGVDFATGVAAAREFAALLPEGSTPAEAALRWVLDQPGVTTVIPGARTPEQARSNASAAALAPLSEAVSAGVREIYDERIRASVHGRW; translated from the coding sequence ATGGAGCAGCGGGTTCTGGGCAGGACGGGTCGGCCGGTGTCGGTCGTGGGGCTGGGCACCTGGCAGCTGGGTGCCGACTGGGGCCGGGTGGACGACGACGCGGCGACGGCGGTACTGGCGGCGGCGGTGGAGTCGGGCGTCACGATGTTCGACACGGCCGACGTCTACGGTGACGGGCGCAGCGAGCGCCTGATCGGCCGATTCCTGGCCGACAACCCCGGTCTCGACATCCTGGTGGCCACCAAGGCGGGCAGGCGGGCCCCGCTGGACCCGGCGCGGTACACGGTGGACAACCTGCGTTCCTGGGTGGACCGCTCTCGGTCGAATCTCGGCGTCGAACGGCTCGATCTCGTGCAGCTGCACTGCCCGCCCACGGCCGTCTATCACTCCGACGGTGTGTTCGACGCGCTGGACACGCTGGTGGCCGAGGAGCGGATCGCCGCCTACGGCGTCAGCGTGGAGACGTGTGCGGAGGCGTTGACGGCCATCGCGAGGCCGGGCACGGCGTCGGTTCAGATCATCCTCAACGCCTTCCGACGCAAGCCGTTGGAGGAGGTCCTGCCCGCGGCGCGGCGCTCGGGGGTGGGGATCATCGCGCGCGTGCCCCTGGCCTCGGGGCTGCTCTCGGGCCGATACACCGTGAACACCGAGTTCGCCGTCGACGATCATCGGGCCTTCAACCGCGACGGCTCGGCCTTCGACGTCGGCGAGACGTTCTCGGGCGTCGACTTCGCCACCGGGGTGGCGGCGGCGCGGGAGTTCGCGGCGCTGCTGCCCGAGGGGAGCACGCCCGCCGAGGCCGCGTTGCGGTGGGTGCTCGACCAGCCCGGCGTGACCACCGTGATCCCCGGCGCGCGGACCCCGGAGCAGGCTCGGTCCAACGCCTCGGCCGCCGCGCTGGCGCCGCTGTCCGAGGCGGTGTCGGCGGGTGTGCGGGAGATCTACGACGAGCGTATCCGGGCGTCGGTGCACGGCCGCTGGTGA
- a CDS encoding SDR family oxidoreductase, with protein sequence MAGLGNILITGGASGLGAATVAVVREQGGTPFVIDRARPAADVEFVEADLSETASAEAAVRQLVDRAGGRLDGVFTAAGIDACGALDVVSAGDWERVVRVNLLGTVAVVRAALPFLKESRGTVVTCGSTLGIKAVGDATAYCAAKFGVVGFTRALAAETAGAVGVTLLIPGGMHTAFFDDRAEQYKPPPDARLNQPEDVARTVAFVLSQPPGCEIRELVVCSSEEGSWP encoded by the coding sequence ATGGCAGGCCTCGGCAACATCCTGATCACCGGCGGCGCGTCCGGGCTCGGCGCCGCGACCGTCGCCGTCGTCCGGGAACAGGGCGGGACGCCCTTCGTGATCGACCGGGCCAGACCCGCCGCGGATGTCGAGTTCGTCGAGGCGGACCTCTCCGAGACCGCCTCGGCCGAGGCCGCGGTCCGACAACTCGTGGACCGAGCGGGCGGCCGACTCGACGGCGTCTTCACCGCCGCGGGCATCGACGCCTGCGGGGCGTTGGACGTGGTCTCCGCAGGGGACTGGGAACGTGTCGTGCGGGTCAACCTGCTCGGCACGGTCGCCGTCGTCCGCGCGGCCCTGCCCTTCCTGAAGGAGAGCCGCGGCACCGTCGTCACCTGCGGCTCCACCCTCGGGATCAAAGCGGTCGGCGATGCGACGGCGTACTGCGCCGCCAAGTTCGGCGTCGTCGGATTCACGAGGGCGCTGGCGGCCGAGACCGCCGGAGCGGTCGGCGTGACGCTGTTGATCCCCGGCGGCATGCACACCGCCTTCTTCGACGACCGCGCCGAGCAGTACAAGCCGCCGCCTGACGCCCGGCTGAACCAGCCGGAGGACGTCGCCAGGACCGTCGCCTTCGTGCTGAGTCAGCCGCCCGGATGTGAGATCCGGGAGCTGGTCGTGTGCTCCTCGGAAGAGGGATCGTGGCCCTGA